One Microbacterium sp. No. 7 genomic window carries:
- a CDS encoding sugar ABC transporter ATP-binding protein: protein MSDTTTAVAPVIALRGISKRYGSTYALKNVSFDVRPGEVHALLGENGAGKSTLMKVISGAIQPDEGHIELEGTPQRYESPKDSSDAGIAMVYQEGSLVETMSVAQNLFLGNEKAFNNLSALNIEARHILVSHNFHVAPEAAVGSLGIAQKQMVEIARATHFKAKVIILDEPTASVTPEERLQLFMTMRSLRDQGVGLIFITHMVDEALDEADRITVLRDGEYQGTLEKTAGEFSRDRVVSMMVGRNVEYSRVPPGRDPDATPTLEVDDVTLMPIVRNMSFSAYAGQIVGIYGLVGAGRSEVAQIIGGVTKRRRLRGGKIRLNGREVRFRTPRQARRAGVVYVTEDRKASGFFGHMSIYENIYLGDVCAERRLPFRLRLGRLNALAAEFVKRFDVRTLEPSRARLEELSGGNQQKVVLAKSLTKQPKVAIIDEPTRGVDLGTIPELHSIVRSLADDGVAVVVISSYLPEIRALSDRILVARGGTIVAEFDPDEVDDEGLMFAAVH, encoded by the coding sequence ATGAGTGACACGACGACCGCCGTCGCGCCGGTGATCGCGCTGCGGGGGATCAGCAAGCGCTACGGCTCGACCTACGCACTGAAGAACGTGTCGTTCGACGTGCGGCCCGGAGAGGTGCACGCGCTGCTCGGCGAGAACGGCGCGGGCAAGTCCACCCTGATGAAGGTCATCTCCGGCGCGATCCAGCCCGACGAGGGGCACATCGAGCTCGAGGGGACGCCGCAGCGCTACGAGTCGCCGAAGGACTCGAGCGACGCCGGCATCGCCATGGTGTACCAGGAGGGCTCGCTCGTCGAGACGATGAGCGTGGCGCAGAACCTCTTCCTCGGCAACGAGAAGGCGTTCAACAACCTCTCGGCGCTCAACATCGAGGCCCGGCACATCCTGGTGTCGCACAACTTCCACGTCGCGCCGGAGGCGGCGGTGGGCTCGCTCGGCATCGCCCAGAAGCAGATGGTCGAGATCGCGCGCGCCACGCACTTCAAGGCGAAGGTGATCATCCTCGACGAGCCGACCGCGTCGGTGACCCCGGAGGAACGGCTGCAGCTGTTCATGACGATGCGCTCGCTCCGCGACCAGGGCGTCGGCCTCATCTTCATCACGCACATGGTCGACGAGGCGCTCGACGAGGCCGACCGCATCACGGTGCTCCGCGACGGCGAGTACCAGGGCACACTGGAGAAGACCGCGGGCGAGTTCTCCCGCGACCGCGTGGTCTCGATGATGGTCGGGCGCAACGTCGAGTACAGCCGCGTCCCCCCGGGACGCGACCCCGACGCCACCCCCACGCTCGAGGTCGACGACGTCACGCTCATGCCGATCGTGCGCAACATGTCGTTCTCGGCATACGCGGGCCAGATCGTCGGCATCTACGGGCTCGTGGGCGCGGGCCGCAGCGAGGTGGCGCAGATCATCGGCGGCGTCACGAAGCGCCGCCGCCTGCGCGGCGGCAAGATCCGGCTGAACGGCAGGGAGGTGCGGTTCCGCACGCCCCGGCAGGCCCGTCGCGCCGGGGTGGTCTACGTCACCGAGGACCGCAAGGCCTCCGGCTTCTTCGGCCACATGAGCATCTACGAGAACATCTATCTCGGCGACGTCTGCGCCGAGCGCCGGCTGCCGTTCCGGCTGCGGCTGGGCAGGCTCAACGCGCTCGCGGCGGAGTTCGTGAAGCGGTTCGACGTGCGCACGCTGGAGCCGAGCCGGGCGAGGCTCGAAGAGCTCAGCGGCGGCAATCAGCAGAAGGTCGTGCTCGCGAAGAGCCTCACGAAGCAGCCCAAGGTGGCGATCATCGACGAGCCCACCCGCGGCGTCGACCTCGGCACCATCCCGGAGCTGCACTCCATCGTGCGCTCACTCGCCGACGACGGCGTCGCGGTGGTCGTGATCTCGTCGTACCTCCCCGAGATCCGTGCGCTGTCCGATCGCATCCTCGTGGCGCGCGGCGGCACGATCGTCGCGGAGTTCGATCCCGACGAGGTCGACGACGAGGGGCTCATGTTCGCCGCCGTGCACTGA
- a CDS encoding GntR family transcriptional regulator, translating into MPIPDSPRAGVKRRLLREEAYESIRDAILDGTLACGERLEDKKLQDWLGISRTPIREALNQLAAENLVVIRAQSHTSVIEPDPEQAYDAVQVLGAVFGGVFRVVLPALDDDGRQMLTGLFEGGLRATELRSVREQIVVLLQVYDLLVAHCPNATLRDVARSIRNTYGFQIGMLRNAEIYDWEVPRAAWSRMRRGVDDGDPVAVQLAFQEMHSLPTTSTPGSLWYWAAHVSPGSR; encoded by the coding sequence ATGCCCATTCCCGATTCGCCGAGGGCGGGCGTGAAGCGCCGTCTGCTGCGCGAGGAAGCGTACGAGAGCATCAGGGATGCCATTCTCGACGGCACGCTGGCGTGCGGCGAGCGGCTCGAAGACAAGAAGCTGCAGGACTGGCTCGGCATCTCGCGCACCCCGATCCGCGAGGCGCTGAACCAGCTCGCGGCCGAGAACCTCGTCGTGATCCGCGCGCAGAGCCACACGAGCGTCATCGAGCCCGACCCCGAGCAGGCGTACGACGCGGTGCAGGTGCTCGGCGCCGTGTTCGGGGGCGTCTTCCGGGTCGTGCTGCCCGCGCTCGACGACGACGGGCGGCAGATGCTGACCGGCCTGTTCGAGGGCGGCCTGCGCGCCACCGAGCTGCGCTCGGTGCGCGAGCAGATCGTGGTCCTGCTGCAGGTGTACGACCTGCTCGTCGCGCACTGCCCGAACGCGACGCTGCGGGACGTTGCGAGGTCGATCCGCAACACCTACGGCTTCCAGATCGGCATGCTGCGCAACGCCGAGATCTACGACTGGGAGGTGCCGAGGGCGGCCTGGAGCCGCATGCGCCGCGGCGTCGATGACGGGGATCCCGTCGCCGTGCAGCTCGCGTTCCAGGAGATGCACAGCCTGCCCACGACGTCGACGCCCGGCTCGCTCTGGTACTGGGCGGCGCACGTGTCGCCGGGCTCGCGCTGA
- a CDS encoding phospho-sugar mutase: MTAVAAAEAWLEQDPDDVTRTELRQLIDAAAAGDAAAGAELDDRFGSRLAFGTAGLRGRLGAGPNRMNRVLVAQAAAGLAAFLRERAATDAAPVVVIGYDGRRNSDVFARDSAELIAGAGLRAVLLPRMLPTPVLAFAVRHLGAAAGVMVTASHNPPDDNGYKVYLGGADEGAQIVSPTDAAIAAHIDAVAAGDVRDLPRGRYETADESVVDAYVMATASVAPAPPAARDMSWVYTAMHGVGHETLRRVLDVAGYPQPVVVTAQIEPDGRFPTVAFPNPEEPGAMDLAFETGTAAGAEFVLANDPDADRLAVAVPDGDGDWRQLTGNEVGLLLGWRAARTATTGSLACSLVSSPGLQAVAERYGLGFHATLTGFKWISRAPGLVYGFEEALGYLVNPGTVRDKDGISAAVAMLELIADARGEGRSLADLVDEFRQTFGFFSSGQVSVRVDDVAIIRRVMAALRATPPAAVGAVAVARAEDFREGVDGLPPSDILRLWLADGSRVIVRPSGTEPKLKVYLDVRGDTAAEAAGRLAALDAGARALVATAQA, from the coding sequence ATGACAGCCGTCGCGGCGGCGGAGGCGTGGCTCGAGCAGGATCCCGACGACGTCACGCGCACCGAGCTGCGACAGCTGATCGACGCCGCCGCGGCAGGCGACGCCGCGGCGGGCGCCGAGCTCGACGACCGCTTCGGCTCGCGTCTGGCGTTCGGCACGGCGGGCCTCCGGGGACGCCTCGGCGCCGGCCCGAACCGCATGAACCGCGTGCTCGTGGCGCAGGCCGCCGCGGGCCTCGCGGCGTTCCTGCGCGAACGGGCGGCGACGGACGCCGCGCCGGTCGTCGTCATCGGATACGACGGACGCCGCAACTCCGACGTGTTCGCCCGCGACAGCGCGGAGCTGATCGCGGGCGCGGGGCTGCGCGCCGTGCTGCTGCCGCGCATGCTGCCGACGCCCGTGCTCGCCTTCGCCGTGCGGCACCTCGGGGCGGCCGCCGGCGTCATGGTCACCGCGAGCCACAACCCGCCCGACGACAACGGCTACAAGGTGTACCTCGGCGGCGCCGACGAGGGCGCCCAGATCGTCTCGCCGACGGATGCCGCGATCGCGGCGCACATCGACGCCGTGGCCGCGGGCGACGTGCGCGACCTGCCGCGCGGGCGCTACGAGACGGCCGACGAGTCCGTCGTCGACGCGTACGTCATGGCGACGGCATCCGTCGCCCCCGCCCCGCCGGCGGCGCGGGACATGTCGTGGGTCTACACGGCGATGCACGGCGTCGGCCACGAGACCCTGCGACGCGTGCTGGACGTCGCGGGCTACCCGCAGCCGGTCGTCGTGACCGCCCAGATCGAGCCCGACGGACGCTTCCCCACCGTCGCCTTCCCCAACCCCGAGGAGCCGGGGGCGATGGACCTCGCGTTCGAGACGGGCACGGCCGCGGGCGCCGAGTTCGTGCTCGCGAACGACCCCGACGCCGACCGGCTCGCGGTCGCCGTGCCCGACGGGGACGGCGACTGGCGGCAGCTGACGGGCAACGAGGTGGGCCTGCTGCTGGGCTGGCGGGCCGCGCGCACGGCGACGACGGGGTCGCTCGCGTGCTCCCTCGTCTCGTCGCCCGGGCTGCAGGCCGTCGCCGAGCGCTACGGGCTCGGCTTCCACGCGACGCTCACGGGCTTCAAGTGGATCTCACGGGCCCCCGGGCTCGTCTACGGCTTCGAGGAGGCGCTGGGCTACCTCGTCAACCCCGGGACGGTGCGCGACAAGGACGGCATCTCGGCGGCCGTCGCGATGCTGGAACTGATCGCCGACGCGCGCGGCGAGGGCCGCTCGCTCGCCGACCTCGTCGACGAGTTCCGGCAGACCTTCGGCTTCTTCTCCTCGGGCCAGGTGTCGGTGCGGGTCGACGACGTCGCGATCATCCGCCGCGTCATGGCGGCGTTGCGCGCCACCCCGCCCGCCGCTGTCGGCGCCGTCGCCGTGGCCCGCGCCGAGGACTTCCGGGAGGGGGTCGACGGGCTGCCGCCCAGCGACATCCTGCGGCTGTGGCTCGCCGACGGGTCGCGCGTCATCGTGCGGCCGAGCGGCACCGAGCCCAAGCTCAAGGTGTACCTCGACGTGCGCGGCGACACCGCCGCCGAGGCCGCCGGCCGGCTCGCGGCCCTCGACGCGGGCGCACGGGCGCTCGTCGCCACAGCGCAGGCCTGA
- a CDS encoding purine-nucleoside phosphorylase, translating into MPHSSAHPLDDPLADPFDIAAQAAADIARLSGIERHDIAVTLGSGWGEAAGLIGTTNAEFPATEVTGFSRPALEGHVGSLRSITTPRGRNVLVIGARTHFYEGHGARRVVHSVRTAAATGARIMVLTNGAGGIRHTWRPGQPVLISDHINLTGASPLEGATFIDLTDLYSLRLRDIAHSIDPSLQEGVYCQFRGPQYETPAEVNMAKLIGGHIVGMSTALEAIAAREAGMEVLGLSLITNLAAGIKATPLSHQEVIEAGKAAGPVISSLLARVIEAI; encoded by the coding sequence ATGCCCCACTCCAGCGCGCACCCCCTCGACGATCCGCTCGCCGATCCCTTCGACATCGCGGCGCAGGCCGCCGCGGACATCGCCCGCCTCAGCGGCATCGAGCGTCATGACATCGCCGTCACGCTCGGCAGCGGCTGGGGCGAGGCGGCCGGCCTCATCGGCACGACGAACGCCGAGTTCCCCGCCACCGAGGTCACCGGGTTCAGCCGTCCCGCGCTGGAGGGCCACGTCGGCTCGCTCCGCTCGATCACGACGCCCCGCGGCAGGAACGTGCTCGTGATCGGCGCGCGCACGCACTTCTACGAGGGGCACGGCGCACGGCGCGTCGTGCACAGCGTGCGCACGGCGGCGGCGACGGGCGCCCGCATCATGGTGCTCACCAACGGCGCGGGCGGCATCCGGCACACCTGGCGTCCCGGCCAGCCCGTGCTGATCAGCGACCACATCAACCTCACGGGGGCCTCGCCGCTGGAGGGCGCCACCTTCATCGACCTCACCGATCTGTACTCGCTGCGGCTGCGCGACATCGCCCACTCGATCGACCCGTCGCTGCAGGAGGGCGTGTACTGCCAGTTCCGCGGTCCGCAGTACGAGACGCCGGCCGAGGTCAACATGGCCAAGCTGATCGGCGGCCACATCGTCGGCATGTCCACCGCCCTGGAGGCGATCGCGGCGCGCGAGGCGGGCATGGAGGTGCTCGGCCTCTCTCTCATCACGAATCTCGCGGCGGGCATCAAGGCCACGCCGCTGAGCCACCAGGAGGTCATCGAGGCGGGCAAGGCCGCAGGCCCCGTCATCTCGTCGCTGCTCGCGCGCGTGATCGAGGCGATCTGA
- a CDS encoding NAD(P)H-quinone dehydrogenase, with product MSQGFARTQTVAVLGGGPGGYEAALAAAQLGAEVTLIERAGVGGAAVMTDVVPSKSLIATADAAVAIAAASDLGVQLFARNDAGTPLRPEIAINLAAVNHRILALAAQQSEDMRQQLVDEGVRIISGHGRLDGPHALVASTGEGGVDFDRIEAGTIVVAVGASPRELDSARPDGERILTWTQLYDMKALPEHLIVVGSGVTGAEFASAYMNLGAQVTLVSSRDRVLPGEDGDAAEVLEKVFARGGMTVLSKARAESVTRTGDEVVVALADGRTVTGSHCLLAVGSIPNTAGIGLEEAGVRLTPSGHIPVNRVARTEIPSVYAAGDCTTFVPLASVASMQGRTAVFHALGDTAIPPERGRIAANIFTAPEIATVGLQERDLESSGLAGYAHKLPLAANPRAKMIGVSEGFVKLFALEGSGTVVGGVIVAPRASELIYPVAIAVERRLTVDQVSRVFAVYPSLTGSITDATRAMHRVHGG from the coding sequence ATGTCACAGGGGTTCGCGCGCACACAGACCGTTGCCGTTCTCGGCGGAGGACCGGGGGGCTACGAGGCCGCGCTGGCCGCCGCACAGCTGGGCGCCGAGGTCACGCTCATCGAGCGGGCGGGGGTCGGCGGCGCCGCCGTGATGACCGACGTCGTGCCCTCGAAGAGCCTCATCGCGACGGCCGACGCGGCCGTCGCGATCGCCGCGGCATCGGACCTCGGCGTGCAGCTGTTCGCCCGCAACGACGCGGGCACGCCGCTGCGCCCGGAGATCGCGATCAACCTCGCGGCCGTCAACCACCGCATCCTCGCGCTCGCCGCCCAGCAGTCCGAGGACATGCGCCAGCAGCTCGTCGACGAGGGCGTGCGCATCATCTCGGGCCACGGCCGGCTCGACGGCCCGCACGCCCTCGTCGCCTCGACCGGAGAGGGCGGCGTCGACTTCGACCGCATCGAGGCCGGCACGATCGTCGTCGCCGTCGGCGCCTCGCCGCGCGAGCTCGACTCGGCCCGGCCCGACGGCGAGCGGATCCTCACCTGGACGCAGCTGTACGACATGAAGGCGCTGCCCGAGCACCTGATCGTCGTCGGCTCGGGCGTCACGGGCGCCGAGTTCGCGTCGGCCTACATGAACCTGGGCGCGCAGGTGACGCTCGTCTCCAGCCGCGACCGCGTGCTGCCGGGCGAGGACGGCGACGCCGCCGAGGTGCTGGAGAAGGTGTTCGCCCGCGGCGGGATGACGGTGCTGTCGAAGGCGCGAGCCGAATCGGTGACGCGCACGGGCGACGAGGTCGTCGTGGCGCTCGCCGACGGGCGCACGGTCACCGGCAGCCACTGCCTGCTCGCGGTCGGGTCGATCCCCAACACGGCCGGCATCGGCCTGGAGGAGGCGGGCGTGCGCCTGACGCCGTCGGGTCACATCCCGGTGAACCGCGTCGCGCGCACCGAGATCCCGAGCGTCTATGCGGCCGGCGACTGCACCACGTTCGTGCCCCTGGCCTCGGTCGCGTCGATGCAGGGCCGCACGGCCGTGTTCCACGCGCTCGGCGACACCGCGATCCCGCCCGAGCGCGGCCGTATCGCGGCGAACATCTTCACCGCGCCCGAGATCGCGACGGTGGGGCTGCAGGAGCGCGACCTCGAGTCGTCGGGGCTCGCCGGCTATGCGCACAAGCTCCCGCTCGCGGCGAACCCGCGCGCCAAGATGATCGGCGTCTCCGAGGGCTTCGTGAAGCTCTTCGCGCTGGAGGGCAGCGGCACGGTCGTGGGCGGCGTGATCGTCGCGCCGCGGGCCTCGGAGCTGATCTACCCCGTCGCGATCGCGGTCGAGCGCCGGCTGACGGTCGACCAGGTCTCGCGCGTGTTCGCGGTGTACCCCTCGCTGACGGGCTCGATCACCGACGCGACGCGCGCGATGCACCGCGTCCACGGCGGCTAG
- a CDS encoding helix-turn-helix transcriptional regulator, translating to MSRKRPTGEWAGFAAQLGVNILRLRTERRLSQEQVAYEAGLSRYTYQKFEKGESMPGTPANPSLRNVMAIAQVLGVGLDEILPPQWPDLREGRR from the coding sequence ATGTCACGAAAGCGACCGACGGGGGAGTGGGCTGGATTTGCGGCGCAGCTGGGGGTGAACATCCTGCGGCTGCGCACGGAGCGTCGCCTCAGTCAGGAGCAGGTTGCCTACGAGGCCGGGCTCAGTCGGTACACGTATCAGAAGTTCGAGAAGGGCGAGTCCATGCCGGGCACGCCCGCCAATCCGAGTCTTCGCAACGTCATGGCGATCGCCCAGGTGCTGGGCGTCGGTCTCGACGAGATCCTGCCGCCGCAGTGGCCGGATCTGCGCGAGGGGCGCCGATAG
- a CDS encoding DUF6907 domain-containing protein, which produces MDRERPGWQQSDCPPWCSRVHAEDDHPDDRAHVDDGLFVPVLVRETHTRGDRIARTIRGRELILGRHRVDGDATTWFYIGDDQRGGWELTAECAAQLAAALTRLLAEERGAAPRGSAVS; this is translated from the coding sequence ATGGACCGAGAACGACCCGGCTGGCAGCAGAGCGATTGCCCGCCGTGGTGCAGCAGGGTGCACGCGGAAGACGACCACCCCGACGACCGCGCGCACGTCGACGACGGCCTCTTCGTGCCGGTCCTCGTGCGCGAGACGCACACCCGCGGCGATCGCATCGCGCGCACGATCCGGGGGCGGGAGCTCATCCTCGGGCGGCACCGCGTCGACGGCGACGCCACGACGTGGTTCTACATCGGCGACGATCAGCGGGGCGGGTGGGAGCTGACCGCGGAGTGCGCCGCCCAGCTGGCGGCCGCGCTCACCCGCCTGCTGGCCGAGGAGCGCGGCGCCGCGCCACGGGGGAGCGCGGTCAGCTGA
- a CDS encoding acetyl/propionyl/methylcrotonyl-CoA carboxylase subunit alpha — MSQTSTTPASRKPITKVLVANRGEIAVRIIRAARDSGRSSVAVYADQDRDAMHSRLADEAYSLDGATSADTYLSIEKILSVARRSQADAVHPGYGFLAENADFARAVIAAGLVWIGPSPEAIEALGDKVTARHVAEKVGAPLAPGTPGPVEGADEVIAFAEQHGLPIAIKAAYGGGGRGLKVARELDEVAELFESATREAVAAFGRGECFVEKYLDRPRHVETQCLADAAGNVVVVSTRDCSLQRRHQKLVEEAPAPFLTDEQNRVLYAASKAILAEVGYVGAGTCEFLVGGDGTISFLEVNTRLQVEHPVSEEVTGIDLVREQFRLAEGEEIGYDDPEPVGHSIEFRINGEDPGRGFLPQPGRIHQFKTFGGPGIRLDSGVTAGDSVSGAFDSLLGKLIITGRDRAEALERSRRALDEFEVSGMPTVLPFHRRVVRDPAFTAEDGRFGVYTRWIETEFDNDLAPWDGEAEAPAAPEARHVVVVEVSGKRLEVSLPDRLSRTTAKPGRPLVAPPARRSHTSTASAGASGDAVKSPMQATIVKVAVEEGQKVVKGDLVIVLEAMKMEQPIQAHKDGTIGAIGAAVGETVSAGHQLLTIS; from the coding sequence ATGTCTCAGACCTCGACGACCCCCGCATCGAGGAAGCCCATCACGAAGGTGCTCGTCGCGAACCGCGGCGAGATCGCGGTGCGCATCATCCGCGCCGCCCGTGACTCGGGGCGTTCTTCCGTCGCCGTCTACGCCGATCAGGACCGGGATGCCATGCACTCCCGGCTCGCCGACGAGGCGTACTCACTCGACGGCGCGACGAGCGCCGACACCTACCTGTCGATCGAGAAGATCCTCTCGGTCGCCCGCCGCTCCCAGGCCGACGCCGTGCATCCCGGCTACGGCTTCCTCGCCGAGAACGCCGACTTCGCCCGCGCCGTGATCGCCGCGGGCCTCGTGTGGATCGGACCGTCGCCCGAGGCCATCGAGGCCCTCGGCGACAAGGTGACCGCGCGCCACGTCGCCGAGAAGGTCGGCGCCCCGCTCGCCCCCGGCACCCCGGGCCCCGTCGAGGGCGCCGACGAGGTCATCGCCTTCGCCGAGCAGCACGGGCTGCCCATCGCGATCAAGGCCGCGTACGGCGGCGGCGGCCGCGGCCTCAAGGTCGCCCGCGAGCTCGACGAGGTCGCGGAGCTGTTCGAGTCGGCGACGCGCGAGGCGGTCGCCGCCTTCGGCCGCGGCGAGTGCTTCGTGGAGAAGTACCTCGACAGGCCGCGCCACGTCGAGACCCAGTGCCTCGCGGACGCCGCGGGCAACGTCGTCGTCGTCTCCACGCGCGACTGCTCGCTGCAGCGGCGGCACCAGAAGCTCGTCGAGGAGGCGCCCGCGCCGTTCCTGACCGACGAGCAGAACCGCGTGCTCTACGCGGCCTCGAAGGCGATCCTCGCCGAGGTCGGCTACGTCGGCGCGGGCACGTGCGAGTTCCTCGTCGGCGGCGACGGCACGATCTCGTTCCTCGAGGTCAACACGCGCCTGCAGGTCGAGCACCCCGTGTCGGAGGAGGTCACGGGCATCGACCTCGTGCGCGAGCAGTTCCGGCTCGCCGAGGGCGAGGAGATCGGCTACGACGACCCCGAGCCCGTCGGCCACTCGATCGAGTTCCGGATCAACGGCGAGGACCCGGGCCGCGGCTTCCTGCCGCAGCCCGGCCGCATCCACCAGTTCAAGACGTTCGGGGGTCCCGGCATCCGCCTCGACTCCGGCGTGACGGCGGGCGACAGCGTCTCGGGCGCGTTCGACTCGCTGCTCGGCAAGCTGATCATCACGGGCCGCGACCGCGCCGAGGCGCTGGAGCGCTCCCGTCGCGCGCTCGACGAGTTCGAGGTCTCGGGCATGCCGACCGTGCTGCCGTTCCACCGCCGGGTCGTGCGCGACCCCGCGTTCACGGCGGAGGACGGCCGCTTCGGCGTGTACACGCGCTGGATCGAGACCGAGTTCGACAACGACCTCGCGCCGTGGGACGGCGAGGCCGAGGCCCCGGCCGCCCCCGAGGCGCGCCACGTCGTCGTCGTAGAGGTGTCGGGCAAGCGGCTCGAGGTGAGCCTGCCCGACCGGCTCTCGCGCACGACGGCGAAGCCCGGCCGGCCGCTCGTGGCCCCTCCGGCGCGCCGCTCGCACACGTCGACCGCCTCGGCGGGCGCGTCGGGCGACGCGGTCAAGTCGCCCATGCAGGCGACGATCGTCAAGGTCGCCGTCGAGGAGGGCCAGAAGGTCGTCAAGGGCGATCTCGTGATCGTGCTCGAGGCGATGAAGATGGAGCAGCCGATCCAGGCGCACAAGGACGGCACGATCGGCGCAATCGGCGCCGCGGTCGGCGAGACCGTGTCGGCCGGCCATCAGCTGCTCACGATCAGCTGA
- a CDS encoding Maf family protein codes for MRVCLASTSPARLMLMRQIGVEPLTRAPRVDEEAAIARVEESEGRTLPPDEHVLLLARLKAADVAGTLAAEGFEGVVIGGDSMFELDGEVLGKPYTPEVATRRWQAMRGRTGVLHSGHSVVRLSPGSEPREAHAVAAASVSFAADLTDAEIDDYVATAEPLQVAGAFTIDSLGAPFIERIEGDPSTVVGMSLPTLRRLLRGLGVALADIRDTTRSS; via the coding sequence ATGCGCGTGTGCCTCGCCTCGACCTCGCCGGCCCGACTCATGCTGATGCGACAGATCGGGGTCGAGCCGCTCACCCGTGCGCCGCGCGTCGACGAGGAGGCGGCGATCGCGCGCGTCGAGGAGAGCGAGGGCCGCACGCTCCCGCCCGACGAGCACGTGCTGCTGCTGGCGCGGCTCAAGGCCGCCGACGTCGCCGGGACGCTCGCCGCAGAGGGCTTCGAGGGCGTCGTCATCGGCGGGGACTCGATGTTCGAGCTCGACGGCGAGGTCCTCGGCAAGCCGTACACCCCCGAGGTCGCGACGCGGCGCTGGCAGGCGATGCGCGGGCGCACGGGAGTGCTGCACTCCGGGCACAGCGTCGTCCGGCTCTCGCCGGGCTCCGAGCCGCGCGAGGCGCACGCCGTCGCGGCCGCGTCGGTCTCGTTCGCCGCCGACCTGACGGATGCCGAGATCGACGACTACGTCGCGACCGCCGAGCCGCTGCAGGTGGCCGGCGCGTTCACGATCGACAGCCTCGGCGCGCCGTTCATCGAGCGCATCGAGGGCGACCCGTCGACGGTCGTCGGGATGTCGCTGCCGACGTTGCGCCGGCTGCTGCGCGGGCTCGGCGTCGCACTCGCGGACATCCGGGACACGACCCGCTCTTCGTAG
- a CDS encoding class I SAM-dependent RNA methyltransferase: MDAADIIELDVTGAAHGGVFVGRHGADAGSGADAGGAADAERGADAGSGTAAGGAARGGRVVFVPDAIPGERVRVRLTDTSKRSFWRGEVLDVLTRSPHRRPHVWAAADVGSPPERRPGGADFGHIDLAHQRALKARIVGEALQRFAGIDVDVTVEPVAGESADGTGWRTRVSLHVDDDGRIGPYAARSHRVVEVDELPLATAAIERAALRDRHVRPGRLDLVQPADGRVRVIPRAETPGGPRRGGRRPAPVDPAAREVVTEVVGDREFRVDAGGFWQVHRAAPSTLTDAVTAAAGDVDPDAWHLDLYGGVGLLAAALAARGGASTRVTTVESDPRATEHAGENLAEWIGARAETGRVDRWLAQLDAAATATQRARLARGVVVLDPPRAGAGGDVVRRLAALAPARVVYVACDPVALARDVQIFAAHGYGLASVRGLDLFPHSHHVEAVAVLTRQL, encoded by the coding sequence ATGGATGCCGCAGACATCATCGAGCTCGACGTGACCGGGGCCGCGCACGGCGGCGTGTTCGTGGGGCGGCACGGTGCGGACGCGGGGAGCGGTGCGGATGCGGGCGGTGCGGCGGATGCGGAGCGCGGCGCCGATGCGGGGAGCGGCACCGCGGCCGGTGGCGCGGCGCGGGGCGGCCGTGTCGTGTTCGTGCCCGACGCGATCCCCGGCGAGCGGGTGCGCGTGCGGCTCACCGACACGTCGAAGCGCTCGTTCTGGCGCGGCGAGGTGCTCGACGTGCTCACGCGGTCACCGCACCGGCGCCCGCACGTGTGGGCGGCCGCCGACGTCGGATCGCCGCCCGAGCGGCGCCCCGGGGGCGCGGACTTCGGGCACATCGACCTCGCGCACCAGCGCGCGCTGAAGGCACGGATCGTCGGGGAGGCGCTGCAGCGCTTCGCGGGGATCGACGTCGACGTGACCGTGGAGCCGGTCGCGGGGGAGAGCGCCGACGGAACGGGATGGCGCACCCGCGTGAGCCTGCACGTCGACGACGACGGGCGCATCGGCCCCTACGCGGCCCGCAGCCATCGCGTCGTCGAGGTCGACGAGCTGCCGCTCGCGACCGCGGCGATCGAGCGGGCCGCGCTGCGCGACCGGCACGTGCGTCCGGGGCGGCTCGACCTCGTGCAGCCCGCCGACGGCCGGGTGCGGGTCATCCCGCGCGCCGAGACCCCGGGCGGCCCGCGCCGGGGCGGACGCCGGCCCGCGCCGGTCGATCCGGCCGCACGGGAGGTGGTGACGGAGGTCGTGGGCGACCGCGAGTTCCGGGTCGACGCGGGCGGCTTCTGGCAGGTGCACCGCGCGGCGCCCTCGACGCTGACGGACGCGGTCACGGCTGCGGCGGGCGACGTCGACCCCGACGCCTGGCACCTGGACCTGTACGGCGGCGTGGGCCTGCTCGCCGCCGCGCTCGCCGCCCGCGGCGGCGCGTCCACGCGCGTCACGACGGTGGAGTCCGACCCGCGCGCGACCGAGCACGCGGGCGAGAACCTCGCCGAGTGGATCGGCGCCCGCGCCGAGACCGGCCGCGTCGATCGCTGGCTGGCGCAGCTCGACGCCGCCGCGACCGCGACGCAGCGCGCGCGGCTGGCGCGCGGCGTCGTCGTGCTCGATCCGCCCCGTGCCGGAGCCGGCGGCGACGTCGTGCGGCGCCTCGCCGCGCTCGCGCCCGCCCGCGTGGTCTACGTCGCGTGCGATCCCGTCGCGCTGGCGCGCGACGTGCAGATCTTCGCGGCGCACGGCTACGGGCTGGCGAGCGTGCGCGGCCTCGACCTGTTCCCGCATTCCCACCACGTCGAGGCCGTCGCGGTGCTCACCCGCCAGCTGTGA